A stretch of Acidobacteriota bacterium DNA encodes these proteins:
- a CDS encoding xanthine dehydrogenase family protein molybdopterin-binding subunit, with the protein MTPYDELDRGLDPNLAGADTSPEAATVAPWGETRVVGQPLPRIDAYDRVSGTAVYPSDVSLPGMLHAAVLRCPHAHARVTRVDVSKAERLPGVRAVLTGSSPGADIPWYGGPQGPLSRLFDPHCRFEGEEVAAVAADTPYQAHDALRAIGVEYEVLPFAVTVEAALAEGATPILRDGNRAGEPRVVERGDLAAGFAAADVVVEGSFSTAAELHVPMELHGCVARWDGPSLTVWDSLQGVFSAQATLARSLGVPLSRVRVIGSYMGGGFGAKLDTGKYGVIAALLARDTGRPVRLFMTREDTMLAIGNRPAMTASVKVGAKKDGTLTALDFRCTGSGGAYSANGTGGVDWQPLDLYRCDNVRTESVNVYTNLGPERPFRAPGHPQGSWALEQALDMLASRIGMDPVALRLKNVPETSQGRPGQPRYTTSGLGECLSEGARAFGWTDRGRTPRAAVPGTERRGVGMAAGMWRGGGGNPPATVIVRLLPDGSASLNMGASDLGTGTKTVMAMVVAEELGVPLERISVEHADTATTQFTYPSGGSKTVPTEAPAVRAAALEVKRQLLALAAAQLKVDATSLSIENGTIVSSTDPAVKLAVGGVQMLARRGVLIGVGVREPDTHGLAVNPFGAHFAEVTVNTRTGEVRLLRYLAAQDSGRVMNRLTYQNQVFGGVTMGAGMALTEERVVDAVHEGRVLTRNLCDYKVPTALDVPAAPVCVPIDPGDEVCNSAGAKGLGEPALIPSAAAIANAVADALGVRVAHSPITPARVLDALARQS; encoded by the coding sequence ATGACGCCGTATGACGAGCTCGATCGCGGTCTCGATCCGAACCTCGCCGGTGCCGACACGTCGCCCGAGGCGGCCACCGTCGCGCCGTGGGGCGAGACGCGGGTCGTCGGCCAGCCCCTGCCACGCATCGACGCGTACGACCGCGTCAGCGGGACGGCGGTCTACCCGTCCGACGTCTCGCTGCCCGGCATGCTGCACGCGGCGGTCCTCCGCTGCCCGCATGCTCACGCGCGGGTCACGCGCGTCGACGTGTCGAAGGCCGAGCGCCTGCCCGGCGTCCGCGCCGTGCTGACGGGGTCGTCGCCCGGCGCCGACATCCCGTGGTACGGCGGCCCGCAGGGACCGCTCAGCAGGCTCTTCGATCCGCACTGCCGCTTCGAGGGTGAAGAGGTCGCGGCCGTCGCCGCCGACACGCCGTACCAGGCCCACGATGCGCTTCGCGCCATCGGCGTCGAGTACGAGGTCCTGCCGTTTGCGGTGACGGTCGAGGCGGCGCTGGCCGAAGGGGCGACGCCGATTCTTCGCGACGGCAATCGGGCCGGCGAGCCGCGCGTGGTCGAACGCGGCGACCTGGCGGCCGGCTTCGCGGCGGCGGATGTCGTCGTCGAGGGCTCGTTCAGTACCGCGGCGGAACTGCACGTGCCGATGGAGCTGCACGGGTGCGTCGCCCGTTGGGACGGCCCGTCGCTCACCGTGTGGGACTCGCTCCAGGGGGTGTTCTCGGCCCAGGCCACGCTCGCCAGGTCGCTGGGCGTGCCGCTCTCGCGGGTCCGCGTGATTGGCTCGTACATGGGCGGGGGGTTCGGCGCGAAGCTCGACACCGGCAAGTACGGCGTGATCGCGGCGCTCCTCGCGCGCGACACGGGTCGCCCCGTTCGTCTGTTCATGACGCGCGAAGACACGATGCTCGCCATCGGCAACCGGCCGGCGATGACCGCCTCGGTGAAGGTCGGCGCGAAGAAGGACGGCACGTTGACGGCCCTCGACTTCCGGTGCACGGGGTCGGGCGGTGCGTACTCGGCCAACGGCACCGGTGGCGTCGACTGGCAGCCGCTCGACTTGTACCGGTGCGACAACGTGCGGACCGAGTCGGTGAACGTCTACACGAACCTCGGGCCCGAGCGGCCCTTCCGCGCGCCCGGACACCCGCAGGGCTCGTGGGCGCTCGAACAGGCCCTCGACATGCTGGCCTCGCGAATCGGCATGGATCCCGTCGCGCTGCGGCTGAAGAACGTGCCCGAGACGAGCCAGGGGCGGCCGGGGCAACCGCGCTACACGACGAGTGGGCTCGGCGAATGCCTGTCTGAGGGGGCCAGGGCCTTCGGCTGGACCGACCGAGGGCGCACGCCACGCGCGGCGGTGCCAGGGACGGAGCGTCGCGGCGTGGGCATGGCGGCCGGGATGTGGCGTGGCGGCGGCGGCAACCCGCCCGCCACGGTCATCGTGCGCCTGCTGCCCGACGGCAGCGCGAGCCTGAACATGGGAGCGAGCGACCTCGGCACCGGCACCAAGACGGTGATGGCCATGGTCGTCGCGGAGGAGCTCGGCGTGCCGCTCGAGCGCATCAGCGTGGAGCACGCCGACACGGCCACCACGCAGTTCACCTACCCGAGCGGCGGGAGCAAGACCGTGCCGACCGAGGCGCCGGCGGTCCGCGCGGCCGCGCTCGAGGTCAAGCGGCAGCTGCTGGCGCTGGCGGCGGCACAACTGAAGGTCGACGCCACCTCGCTCTCGATCGAGAACGGCACGATCGTCTCGTCGACGGATCCGGCGGTGAAGCTCGCGGTGGGCGGCGTCCAGATGCTCGCTCGACGGGGCGTCCTGATCGGCGTCGGCGTGCGCGAGCCCGACACGCACGGCCTTGCGGTGAACCCGTTCGGCGCGCACTTCGCCGAGGTGACGGTGAACACGCGGACGGGTGAAGTGAGGCTGCTCCGCTATCTCGCCGCACAGGACAGCGGCCGGGTGATGAACCGCCTGACCTATCAGAACCAGGTGTTCGGCGGCGTCACGATGGGGGCCGGCATGGCGCTCACCGAGGAGCGGGTCGTGGATGCCGTGCACGAAGGGCGCGTGCTGACCAGGAACCTCTGCGACTACAAGGTGCCGACGGCGCTCGACGTGCCGGCTGCGCCCGTGTGCGTGCCGATCGACCCGGGCGACGAGGTCTGCAACTCGGCCGGAGCGAAGGGGCTCGGCGAGCCGGCGCTCATCCCTTCGGCGGCCGCCATCGCCAATGCTGTGGCCGATGCGCTCGGCGTGCGCGTGGCCCATTCACCGATCACGCCGGCGCGGGTGCTCGATGCGCTCGCGCGCCAGTCGTGA
- a CDS encoding (2Fe-2S)-binding protein produces MASSHDSDRTCASTGGVSRRGFITTVGTGALGAVATSRLAGADTGPAGAETVAADALVMISLRVNGTTHRLAVEPRWSLLFVLRDRLGLTGTKVGCERGECGACTVLVDGETRYACMMLALEAEGRDLTTIEGLMRGEELGPVQQAFVEHDALQCGYCTPGQVMAVEALLRTNPSPSPDEVRAGVAGNLCRCGTYAHIFEAAQRAAELKRG; encoded by the coding sequence ATGGCGTCTTCGCACGACTCCGATCGGACGTGCGCCTCGACCGGCGGCGTGAGCCGCCGGGGCTTCATCACCACGGTGGGCACGGGCGCCCTCGGCGCGGTGGCCACGTCCCGGCTCGCCGGGGCCGACACCGGGCCCGCTGGCGCCGAGACGGTCGCCGCCGACGCGCTCGTCATGATCTCGCTCCGCGTCAACGGCACGACGCACCGCCTCGCCGTGGAGCCGCGCTGGTCGCTGCTCTTCGTGCTGCGCGATCGGCTCGGGCTCACCGGGACGAAGGTCGGCTGCGAGCGTGGCGAGTGCGGCGCGTGCACGGTGCTCGTCGACGGCGAGACGCGCTACGCGTGCATGATGCTCGCCCTCGAGGCCGAAGGCCGCGACCTGACGACGATCGAGGGCCTGATGCGGGGCGAGGAGCTGGGGCCGGTGCAGCAGGCGTTCGTCGAGCACGACGCGCTCCAGTGCGGCTACTGCACACCAGGGCAGGTGATGGCGGTCGAGGCGCTGCTCCGGACGAACCCGTCGCCGTCACCCGACGAGGTGCGCGCGGGCGTGGCCGGCAACCTGTGCCGCTGCGGCACCTACGCCCACATCTTCGAGGCCGCCCAGCGGGCGGCCGAGTTGAAGCGGGGGTGA
- a CDS encoding CBS domain-containing protein, with protein sequence MDPLDFLRAHAPFDRLDAAALRRVAATLEIAFAPAGAHVLQRGAAPARFLYVIRKGVVRLERDGEVVQVLEEGDTFGFPSLVGRTSPLVDAVVVEDALLYQVPEAEFRALVESPGFAEFFVVSLSERLHRHASLQPVPFGRALWGSLEGMPLAPVRWIAPGETVQAAARLMREAGASAIFVEGSPPGIVTDSDLRVRVLAEGRGPSTPVGEIATRPVATVPSGSTLLEALTFMLERRVHHAALESAGRLVGLITDADLLRLQVQTPLYLLRTVERLAVPGDLPTYGQDLAAMVGSLTWSGLDAWQVGPIVARVNDALVARLIAFVQSTLGPAPVPFAWIVFGSEGRREQTLLADQDHALTFSAGGEGVDAYFARLAREVVALLLEAGFPPCPGGYMATSWRMPVDDLAARFRAWILKPDPQGLVDALNLFDFRPVAGDLDVGPLDDIIAAAAREPRFLAHFARASLGLEPPLGAFRHIKEDHGGVDLKRGGLVPVAGLARLLALEAGARDRPTLARLEAAAAAGTLSHEGAATLAQAFRFLMRLRLTDQLRHLRAGRPLSTLTPLDALTSLDRAYLKDVFVAIREVQQATALRYAIDRLA encoded by the coding sequence ATGGATCCCCTCGACTTCCTTCGCGCGCACGCGCCGTTCGACCGTCTCGACGCCGCCGCCCTGCGGCGCGTGGCCGCGACGCTCGAGATCGCGTTTGCGCCGGCGGGCGCCCACGTGCTGCAGCGTGGCGCCGCGCCGGCGCGGTTCCTGTACGTGATTCGCAAGGGCGTCGTGCGCCTCGAGCGCGACGGCGAGGTCGTGCAGGTGCTCGAAGAGGGCGACACGTTCGGGTTTCCCTCGCTCGTCGGTCGCACGAGCCCGCTCGTCGATGCCGTCGTGGTGGAAGACGCGCTGCTCTACCAGGTGCCCGAGGCCGAGTTTCGCGCGCTCGTCGAGTCGCCAGGCTTCGCCGAGTTCTTCGTCGTGAGCCTCTCGGAACGGCTGCACCGGCACGCCTCGCTGCAGCCGGTGCCCTTCGGCCGGGCTCTCTGGGGCAGTCTCGAGGGCATGCCGCTGGCGCCCGTGCGGTGGATCGCACCGGGAGAGACCGTGCAGGCCGCGGCGCGCCTGATGCGCGAAGCGGGCGCGAGCGCGATCTTCGTCGAAGGATCACCCCCGGGCATCGTCACCGACTCCGACCTGCGCGTGCGGGTGCTCGCCGAGGGGCGTGGACCGTCCACGCCGGTCGGCGAGATCGCCACCCGCCCGGTTGCGACCGTGCCGTCGGGCAGCACCCTGCTCGAGGCGCTCACGTTCATGCTCGAGCGTCGCGTGCACCACGCGGCGCTCGAGTCGGCAGGCCGCCTCGTCGGGCTGATCACCGACGCCGACCTGTTGCGGCTCCAGGTGCAGACGCCGCTCTACCTGCTGCGCACCGTCGAGCGCCTCGCGGTCCCCGGCGATCTCCCGACATACGGGCAGGACCTCGCCGCGATGGTCGGGTCGCTCACGTGGTCCGGCCTCGACGCCTGGCAGGTCGGGCCAATCGTGGCCCGGGTGAACGACGCGCTCGTCGCGCGGCTCATCGCGTTCGTGCAGTCGACGCTCGGCCCGGCACCCGTTCCGTTTGCCTGGATCGTGTTCGGTTCCGAGGGGCGGCGCGAGCAGACGCTGCTGGCCGACCAGGACCACGCGCTCACGTTCTCGGCGGGCGGCGAGGGCGTCGACGCCTACTTCGCGCGCCTCGCGCGGGAGGTCGTGGCCTTGCTGCTCGAAGCCGGGTTCCCGCCGTGCCCGGGCGGGTACATGGCCACCTCGTGGCGGATGCCGGTCGACGATCTCGCGGCGCGCTTCAGGGCATGGATCCTGAAGCCCGATCCCCAGGGCCTCGTCGATGCCCTCAACCTCTTCGACTTCCGGCCCGTGGCCGGGGACCTCGACGTCGGCCCGCTCGACGACATCATTGCTGCGGCGGCCCGCGAGCCGAGGTTCCTGGCCCACTTCGCGCGCGCGTCGCTCGGGCTCGAGCCACCCCTCGGCGCGTTTCGGCACATCAAGGAGGATCACGGAGGCGTGGACCTCAAGCGTGGCGGCCTCGTGCCCGTGGCGGGCCTGGCAAGGCTGCTCGCGCTCGAGGCCGGCGCGCGCGACCGCCCGACGCTGGCGCGTCTCGAGGCCGCGGCGGCTGCCGGCACGCTGAGCCACGAGGGCGCGGCCACGCTCGCGCAGGCGTTCCGGTTCCTCATGCGCCTCCGCCTGACCGATCAACTGCGGCACCTCCGCGCCGGGAGACCGCTCTCGACGCTCACCCCGCTCGACGCCCTCACGTCGCTCGACCGCGCCTACCTGAAGGACGTCTTCGTCGCCATCCGCGAGGTGCAGCAGGCGACGGCGCTCCGGTATGCGATTGACCGCCTGGCGTGA
- a CDS encoding 3'-5' exonuclease — protein sequence MRLTAWRDWFGPSTSWEQAVFWALDLETTGLDPTRDHIISAAMVPVRGGTIRVGERWHTYVCPPKGVQSSLDALRVHHIMPRESAGAPSLADVVHGVDRRLREGVLLVHFATLDVAFLREACRRTGQRWIRPPVVDTAALAWRLHQRATWPREPAAEPDLGLADVRAACGLPPHRAHDALADAVATAELFLVLRSRLDLRSLRQLV from the coding sequence ATGCGATTGACCGCCTGGCGTGACTGGTTCGGGCCGTCGACGTCCTGGGAGCAGGCGGTCTTCTGGGCGCTCGATCTCGAGACGACCGGCCTCGACCCGACCCGCGATCACATCATCTCCGCCGCCATGGTGCCGGTGCGTGGTGGGACGATCCGGGTCGGCGAGCGCTGGCACACGTACGTCTGCCCGCCGAAAGGGGTCCAGTCCTCGCTCGATGCCCTGCGGGTGCATCACATCATGCCTCGAGAGAGCGCTGGCGCGCCGTCGCTCGCCGACGTCGTCCACGGCGTCGATCGACGACTGCGCGAGGGGGTGCTCCTCGTCCACTTCGCCACCCTCGACGTCGCCTTCCTGCGCGAGGCCTGTCGCCGCACCGGCCAGCGCTGGATCCGGCCGCCGGTGGTCGACACGGCGGCGCTGGCCTGGCGGCTGCACCAGCGGGCCACCTGGCCCCGCGAGCCCGCCGCTGAGCCGGACCTCGGCCTGGCCGACGTGCGAGCCGCCTGCGGGCTGCCGCCCCATCGCGCCCACGACGCGCTGGCCGATGCCGTCGCGACCGCGGAGCTGTTCCTCGTGCTGCGGTCGCGTCTCGACCTGCGGTCGCTGCGGCAACTGGTCTGA
- a CDS encoding carbohydrate binding family 9 domain-containing protein, with translation MARAVRAVWLVPVIVAWILAAATSARADEASAASTLTVERAEVAPRIDGVLDDAVWARAPLSTGDWVSYNPTYGERLPQHTTVWAAYDDQFLYFAFHCTDPDPARIKTNVARRDNMWNDDWVGLKLDAMGDGQTSYDMFVNPSGVQGDILTSAARGESSSVDWVWDSAARLTADGYTVEIRLPLQSVRFKSGAVVPMRVLFWRRVSRLGVSVAWPELPPGSSSFERQAGMAVANLTWPGVREVIPSVTQSVDQIRSAPGRWSGAAGRTNVGASVKFGLTSAVTLDGTINPDFSQVESDAFQMQVNQRFPVFFSEKRPFFMEGMGVFELAGTGGDGNMQTAVHTRRIVDPDLGVKLSGTLGRVTFGTITAADSAPARLDPSLDGRRKLFNVARATYGLGPASYVGVLFTDTSLGGVSNRVAGGDASLKRGRQRLSATFLRSASTADGDRRSGAMAQAMYTYDTRRFNVGAQVEHYDEDFELDTAFYRRTGTTGGWAYAGLNFYPHAAQVSWVRRVNPFVFAQYVHDRPQGGADEVVVYGLRANLTRNGSLRGDIIRAREAWAHQTYDTPFYRLQGSMQVTRWLYLSGQLRTGEELFYDAARPFTGPSGLQALTLTWQPSARFAQDLSLRRQTLDEPEGGPRVYDVRIVNSKTSYQFTLRMAVRGILQYDSSRHRVLSDLLASYEVRPGTVFYAGYGALFEKRDYRDERWVAGEGGYLGTGRGLFLKASYLHRF, from the coding sequence GTGGCGCGTGCTGTCCGTGCGGTCTGGCTCGTTCCGGTCATCGTGGCCTGGATCCTCGCGGCGGCGACCTCGGCCCGCGCTGATGAGGCCTCGGCCGCCTCCACCCTCACGGTCGAGCGTGCGGAGGTGGCACCGCGCATCGACGGGGTCCTCGACGACGCCGTGTGGGCGCGGGCACCCTTGTCCACAGGCGACTGGGTGTCCTACAACCCCACCTACGGCGAACGGCTGCCGCAGCACACCACCGTCTGGGCGGCGTACGACGACCAGTTCCTCTACTTCGCCTTCCACTGCACCGATCCCGATCCGGCCCGGATCAAGACCAACGTGGCGCGGCGCGACAACATGTGGAACGACGACTGGGTTGGCCTGAAGCTCGACGCGATGGGCGACGGCCAGACGTCGTACGACATGTTCGTCAATCCGAGCGGCGTGCAGGGCGACATCCTGACGAGCGCGGCCCGCGGCGAGAGCTCGTCGGTCGACTGGGTGTGGGACAGCGCGGCGCGGCTCACCGCGGACGGCTACACCGTCGAGATCCGTCTGCCGCTGCAGAGCGTTCGCTTCAAGAGCGGAGCGGTCGTGCCCATGCGCGTCCTGTTCTGGCGCCGCGTCAGCCGCCTGGGCGTCTCGGTCGCGTGGCCGGAACTGCCGCCGGGCTCGTCCTCGTTCGAGCGCCAGGCTGGGATGGCGGTGGCCAACCTCACGTGGCCCGGGGTGCGCGAGGTCATCCCGAGCGTGACGCAGTCGGTTGACCAGATCAGGTCGGCACCCGGTCGCTGGTCGGGCGCCGCCGGGCGGACGAACGTCGGTGCCAGCGTGAAGTTCGGCCTGACGTCGGCCGTGACGCTCGACGGCACGATCAACCCCGATTTCAGCCAGGTCGAGAGCGACGCCTTCCAGATGCAGGTGAACCAGCGCTTCCCGGTGTTCTTCAGCGAGAAGCGTCCGTTCTTCATGGAGGGCATGGGCGTGTTCGAGCTCGCCGGCACGGGGGGCGACGGTAACATGCAGACGGCCGTCCACACGCGGCGCATCGTCGATCCCGACCTCGGGGTGAAGCTGTCGGGCACCCTCGGCCGGGTGACCTTCGGGACGATTACGGCGGCCGACAGCGCGCCGGCGCGGCTCGACCCCTCGCTCGACGGGCGGCGCAAGCTGTTCAACGTCGCGCGCGCCACCTACGGGCTCGGGCCGGCGAGCTACGTGGGCGTCCTCTTCACGGACACGTCGCTCGGCGGCGTGTCGAACAGGGTGGCCGGTGGCGACGCGTCGCTCAAGCGGGGCCGACAGCGGCTGAGTGCGACGTTCTTGCGGTCGGCGTCGACGGCAGACGGCGACCGCCGCTCTGGTGCGATGGCGCAGGCCATGTACACCTACGACACGCGCCGGTTCAACGTCGGCGCGCAGGTCGAGCACTACGACGAGGACTTCGAGCTCGACACCGCGTTCTACCGGCGGACCGGCACGACGGGCGGATGGGCGTACGCCGGGCTCAACTTCTACCCTCACGCCGCGCAGGTGTCGTGGGTCAGGCGGGTCAACCCGTTCGTGTTCGCCCAGTACGTGCACGACCGGCCGCAGGGTGGCGCCGACGAGGTCGTCGTGTACGGCCTGCGCGCAAACCTCACGCGCAATGGGAGCCTCCGGGGCGACATCATTCGTGCCCGGGAGGCCTGGGCCCACCAGACCTACGACACGCCGTTCTACCGGTTGCAGGGCAGCATGCAGGTGACGCGGTGGCTCTACCTGAGCGGCCAGCTCAGGACCGGCGAAGAGCTGTTCTACGATGCCGCTCGCCCGTTCACCGGCCCCTCCGGCCTCCAGGCGCTCACCCTGACCTGGCAGCCCAGCGCGCGCTTCGCGCAGGACCTCAGCCTCCGGCGCCAGACGCTGGACGAGCCAGAGGGCGGCCCCCGGGTGTACGACGTCCGCATCGTGAACTCGAAGACGTCCTACCAGTTCACGTTGCGGATGGCCGTACGCGGGATTCTGCAGTACGACAGCTCGCGCCATCGCGTGCTCTCGGATCTCCTCGCGTCGTACGAGGTGCGCCCCGGGACCGTGTTCTACGCGGGGTATGGCGCGCTCTTCGAGAAGCGCGACTATCGTGACGAGCGGTGGGTCGCCGGCGAGGGAGGCTACCTCGGCACGGGCCGCGGCCTGTTCTTGAAGGCATCCTACCTGCACCGCTTCTGA
- a CDS encoding DUF485 domain-containing protein translates to MKRSVEEMLASAEFRHLVARRWRVSIALTVALFVTYYGFILLVALDRTLLAQRIGEVTTLGIPLGVSVILVSWVLTAVYVVWANRSYDAEVARLRQLLRE, encoded by the coding sequence ATGAAGCGCAGCGTCGAAGAGATGCTGGCGTCAGCCGAGTTCAGGCATCTGGTCGCGCGACGATGGCGGGTGTCGATTGCCCTCACCGTCGCGTTGTTCGTGACCTACTACGGCTTCATCCTGCTCGTGGCGCTCGACCGCACGTTGCTCGCGCAGCGCATCGGCGAGGTGACGACGCTCGGCATCCCGCTCGGCGTGTCCGTCATCCTCGTGTCGTGGGTGCTCACGGCCGTGTACGTGGTCTGGGCGAACCGGTCGTACGACGCCGAGGTCGCCAGGCTGCGGCAACTGCTGCGCGAGTGA
- a CDS encoding sodium/solute symporter (Members of the Solute:Sodium Symporter (SSS), TC 2.A.21 as described in tcdb.org, catalyze solute:Na+ symport. Known solutes for members of the family include sugars, amino acids, nucleosides, inositols, vitamins, urea or anions, depending on the system.) → METTLGTPTASAITFFFLIVALTLAVTYWAARRTRSTREFYAAGRSVSALQNGFALAGDYMSAASFLGIAGLVALRGYDGMIYATGWLVGWPALMFLVAEPLRNLGKYTFADVVAYRLRQTPVRIASAIGGILTVLFYTIAQMVGSGNLIMLMFGLSYEISVVLVGATMLAYVLFGGMIATTWVQIIKAVLLLAGVSLLTGLVLAEFQFSPGALYAAVVEQYGQAALEPGGLVTNPLDAVSLGLALMLGVLGLPHILMRFYTVPDARAARLSVLYATGLIGYFYIIIPLVGFGAAALVGRDVIAGIDAGGNMAAPLVAEQLGGTPFLGFIAAVAFATILAVVAGLTLAGASALSHDIYVSVVKKGQATEREQVRVARWATVVFGALAVLLGVVFKGQNVAFMVGLAFAIACSANFPALLLSIVWRRFTTAAAVASILSGATLAVGLIVLSPTVWVDVLGYPSALFGLRNPAIVSMTVAFLVGIGVSLATREPRAATMFDEEKLRTYLGVGAE, encoded by the coding sequence ATGGAGACGACCCTCGGCACGCCGACCGCGTCGGCCATCACCTTCTTCTTCCTGATCGTCGCGTTGACGCTGGCGGTGACGTACTGGGCGGCGCGGCGCACCCGGTCGACGCGCGAGTTCTATGCGGCCGGCCGCAGCGTGAGCGCGCTGCAGAACGGGTTCGCGCTCGCGGGCGACTACATGAGCGCCGCGTCGTTTCTCGGGATCGCCGGCCTCGTGGCGCTCCGCGGGTACGACGGGATGATCTACGCGACGGGCTGGCTCGTGGGCTGGCCGGCGCTGATGTTCCTGGTCGCCGAGCCGCTGCGCAATCTCGGTAAGTACACGTTCGCCGACGTCGTGGCCTACCGGCTGCGCCAGACGCCGGTGCGCATCGCGTCGGCCATCGGCGGCATCCTGACGGTGCTCTTCTACACCATCGCGCAGATGGTCGGGTCGGGCAACCTGATCATGCTGATGTTCGGGCTGTCGTACGAGATCTCGGTCGTGCTCGTGGGCGCGACCATGCTCGCCTACGTGCTCTTCGGCGGGATGATCGCGACCACGTGGGTGCAGATCATCAAGGCGGTGCTGCTGCTGGCCGGCGTCTCGCTGCTGACGGGGCTCGTGCTGGCCGAGTTCCAGTTCAGCCCGGGCGCGCTGTACGCGGCCGTGGTCGAGCAGTACGGGCAGGCGGCCCTCGAGCCGGGCGGCCTCGTCACGAACCCGCTCGACGCCGTCTCGCTCGGCCTCGCGCTCATGCTGGGGGTGCTCGGCCTGCCGCACATCCTGATGCGCTTCTACACCGTCCCCGACGCGCGTGCGGCGCGCCTGTCGGTCCTGTACGCGACCGGCCTCATCGGCTACTTCTACATCATCATCCCCCTCGTCGGCTTCGGCGCCGCGGCGCTCGTCGGGCGCGACGTCATCGCCGGCATCGACGCCGGCGGGAACATGGCCGCTCCGCTCGTCGCCGAGCAGCTCGGGGGCACGCCGTTTCTGGGCTTCATCGCGGCCGTCGCCTTCGCGACGATCCTCGCCGTCGTGGCCGGGCTGACGCTGGCCGGCGCGTCGGCCCTCTCACACGACATCTACGTGTCGGTGGTCAAGAAGGGCCAGGCGACCGAGCGCGAGCAGGTGCGCGTCGCGCGCTGGGCGACGGTCGTCTTCGGTGCCCTCGCGGTGCTGCTCGGCGTCGTCTTCAAGGGCCAGAACGTGGCCTTCATGGTCGGCCTCGCGTTCGCGATTGCCTGCAGCGCCAACTTCCCGGCCCTGCTGCTGTCGATCGTCTGGCGGCGGTTCACGACCGCGGCCGCAGTCGCCTCGATCCTCTCGGGCGCGACGCTCGCCGTCGGGCTCATCGTGCTGAGCCCGACCGTCTGGGTCGACGTGCTGGGCTACCCATCGGCCCTGTTCGGGCTGCGGAACCCGGCCATCGTCTCGATGACGGTGGCGTTCCTGGTGGGCATCGGGGTGTCGCTCGCCACGCGCGAGCCCCGCGCCGCGACGATGTTCGACGAGGAGAAGCTGCGGACCTACCTGGGCGTCGGCGCGGAGTGA